One Campylobacter pinnipediorum subsp. caledonicus genomic window carries:
- a CDS encoding peptidylprolyl isomerase: protein MREELKVYDINLDELKKNEFAVLHTEKGDIKLELFHEEAPQAVMNFVSLINSGFYNGLNFHRVIKNFVIQGGCPHGNGMGGPGYRIKCECDNQNVRHERGSLSMAHAGRDTGGSQFFICHSAQPHLDGVHTVFGKCADNESLKVLDSIEAMNKIVSAEILSK from the coding sequence ATGAGAGAAGAATTAAAAGTTTATGATATAAATTTAGATGAACTAAAGAAAAATGAATTTGCTGTATTGCATACCGAAAAAGGCGATATAAAGCTTGAGCTTTTCCACGAAGAAGCACCACAGGCTGTTATGAATTTTGTAAGTTTGATAAACTCAGGATTTTATAACGGATTAAATTTTCATAGAGTGATTAAAAACTTTGTAATACAAGGTGGTTGCCCTCATGGAAATGGAATGGGTGGACCAGGATATAGAATCAAATGCGAATGTGATAATCAAAATGTAAGACACGAAAGAGGAAGTCTTTCTATGGCTCACGCTGGTAGAGATACTGGTGGTTCTCAGTTTTTTATATGCCATAGTGCTCAACCACATCTTGATGGCGTACATACTGTTTTTGGAAAATGTGCTGATAACGAAAGCTTGAAAGTTCTAGATAGTATAGAAGCTATGAATAAGATAGTTTCAGCTGAAATTTTATCAAAATAA
- a CDS encoding cation:dicarboxylate symporter family transporter, with protein MIFANFVNKRQNSKILKIFTSLAFWVIFAIIAGIVVGIQFPDIGVGSKPGIDYFIKTLKLLIGPIIFLTIVSGIVGLESLKELGSIGLKSFIYFEIVSTLALSIGIFFGETIKPGHGMHLDWTKLDASSVDKYTHIDRDVGSMWSILKSAVPSDPISPFIYSNTLQVLFMALVVAIFLSFLNPTRKKQCLKPLEFIQHYVLKLLSFLMLFSPIAAFSAMAYLIGKFGIGSLLGMMELLAVMALSSLFFIFVVLGIICYFAKINIFKFMRFIAKEVLVVFATSSSETALGPLMQKLENAGINRGAVGLIIPTGYSFNLDCTNIYLSLSVIFLAQAFDVPLSFENLISVLIVLMITSKGAVGVTGSGFIVLAGTLAALPNTGIPVVAVSVLLGVDKFMSEMRAVGNLCGNAVGCAVISMWDKKVDLAKFKYALDNPKEFEFKV; from the coding sequence ATGATTTTTGCAAACTTTGTCAATAAAAGACAGAACAGTAAAATCCTAAAGATTTTTACAAGTCTTGCTTTCTGGGTTATATTTGCTATTATAGCTGGTATTGTTGTTGGGATACAATTTCCAGACATAGGAGTTGGCAGTAAGCCTGGGATTGATTATTTTATAAAGACTCTAAAACTTCTTATAGGGCCAATTATATTTTTAACAATAGTTTCTGGGATAGTTGGTCTTGAGAGTTTAAAAGAGCTTGGTAGTATAGGTTTAAAATCGTTTATATATTTTGAGATAGTAAGCACGCTAGCTTTGTCTATTGGTATATTTTTTGGAGAAACAATAAAACCTGGACATGGCATGCATCTTGATTGGACAAAGCTTGATGCTAGTAGTGTTGATAAATATACACATATAGATAGAGATGTTGGCTCTATGTGGTCTATATTAAAAAGTGCCGTTCCTAGCGATCCTATAAGTCCTTTTATATATTCAAATACTCTGCAAGTGCTTTTTATGGCTCTTGTGGTTGCAATATTTTTGTCATTTTTAAACCCAACTCGTAAAAAACAATGTTTAAAACCTCTGGAATTTATACAACATTATGTTTTAAAACTACTTAGTTTTTTAATGCTTTTTAGCCCTATAGCTGCATTTTCTGCTATGGCGTATTTGATTGGAAAATTTGGCATAGGTTCTTTGCTTGGAATGATGGAACTGCTTGCTGTAATGGCATTATCTAGTTTGTTTTTTATATTTGTGGTTTTGGGTATTATATGCTATTTTGCTAAGATAAATATATTTAAATTTATGAGGTTTATTGCCAAAGAAGTTTTAGTTGTATTTGCAACTAGTTCAAGTGAAACAGCCTTAGGACCACTTATGCAAAAACTGGAGAATGCTGGTATAAATCGTGGTGCTGTAGGACTTATAATACCTACTGGCTACTCTTTTAATTTAGATTGCACAAATATATATCTTAGCTTAAGTGTGATATTTTTGGCTCAAGCTTTTGATGTGCCTCTTAGTTTTGAAAACCTTATTAGTGTTCTCATTGTTTTAATGATAACAAGTAAAGGCGCAGTTGGAGTAACTGGATCTGGTTTTATTGTTTTGGCCGGAACACTTGCTGCTTTACCAAATACCGGTATACCTGTTGTTGCTGTTTCTGTTTTACTTGGTGTTGATAAATTTATGTCAGAAATGCGTGCTGTTGGAAATTTATGCGGTAATGCCGTTGGTTGTGCTGTCATATCCATGTGGGATAAAAAAGTCGATCTTGCAAAATTTAAGTATGCTCTTGATAATCCTAAGGAATTTGAGTTTAAAGTTTAA
- the nfsB gene encoding oxygen-insensitive NAD(P)H nitroreductase translates to MRSIRDIMNERYTTKVFDSNKKISDEDFDQIESILELTPTSTNLQPLYFVIASNDESKARISKATQGQFEFNLKKIQNASHIIVFCSKCFVEDAHLQNVIEQEDADGRFLKPEFKDKVRQTREYFLNFHRFDLKDEAHWHAKQAYLSLGSVLMAAATLGIDTTAIEGFDSNALDNELKIRELGYTSQIILALGYKKENGDFNYTLPKSRLKKNLIIRKN, encoded by the coding sequence ATGAGAAGTATTAGAGATATTATGAATGAGCGTTATACGACAAAGGTATTTGATAGTAATAAGAAAATTTCTGATGAAGATTTTGATCAAATAGAAAGTATTTTGGAATTAACACCAACTAGTACAAATTTACAACCTTTATATTTTGTGATAGCAAGTAATGATGAAAGTAAGGCTAGAATTTCTAAAGCTACACAGGGTCAGTTTGAGTTTAACTTAAAAAAGATCCAAAATGCTTCTCATATTATAGTTTTTTGTTCTAAGTGTTTTGTAGAAGATGCTCATTTGCAAAATGTAATAGAACAAGAAGATGCCGATGGTCGCTTTTTAAAGCCTGAGTTTAAAGACAAGGTTAGGCAAACTAGGGAATATTTTTTAAATTTTCATAGATTTGATTTAAAAGATGAAGCTCATTGGCATGCAAAACAAGCATATTTATCTTTGGGTAGCGTTTTGATGGCAGCTGCTACCCTTGGTATAGATACAACAGCTATAGAGGGCTTTGACTCCAATGCTTTAGATAATGAGCTTAAAATTAGAGAACTTGGATATACATCTCAAATTATCTTAGCCTTAGGCTATAAAAAAGAAAATGGAGATTTTAATTATACTCTTCCAAAATCTCGCCTGAAAAAGAATTTAATAATAAGAAAAAATTAA